Proteins encoded together in one Penicillium digitatum chromosome 1, complete sequence window:
- a CDS encoding Dihydroxy-acid/6-phosphogluconate dehydratase encodes MDPSKPIVPNTLSEAKYINFPSLPTDAKHPDGSPALNRHSHTITKGHDFPGARAMLYAAGVPDKEAMAKSPHVGIASVWWEGNPCNMHLMDLAKTVKKSVLEQGMLGWQYNTIGVSDAITMGSEGMRFSLQTREVIADSIETVTCAQYHDACIAIPGCDKNMPGVVMGMARHNRPSIMIYGGTIGIGYSEHLRKPINVSTCFEAAGAYAYGTLCQPDDGGDQTKTQDEIMDELERHACPGAGACGGMFTANTMATAIESMGLSLPGSSSTPAESPSKMRECVRAADAIRVCLEKNIKPRDLLTKRSFENALVMTMALGGSTNGVLHFLAMARTAGVDLTLDDIQRVSNKIPFIANLSPSGKYYMADLYEIGGVPSVQKLLIAAGLLDGDIPTVTGKTLAENVASFPSLSEGQDLIRPLDNPIKASGHLQILRGNLAPGGSVAKITGKEGLRFVGKARVFDKEHRLNDALNEGRIPRGENLVIIVRYEGPKGGPGMPEQLKASAALMGAKLANVALITDGRYSGASHGFIVGHIVPEAAVGGPIALVRDGDVVTIDAETNSLSMDVSDEELLERRRQWTPPSPQITRGVLAKYARLVSDASQGAMTDLF; translated from the exons ATGGACCCCTCAAAGCCAATTGTGCCTAACACTCTTAGTGAGGCCAAATACATCAACTTCCCTTCTTTGCCCACAGATGCGAAGCACCCGGATGGTTCCCCCGCGCTCAATCGACACTCCCACACTATCACCAAAGGCCATGATTTCCCCGGTGCGCGG GCTATGCTCTATGCCGCTGGTGTTCCAGATAAGGAAGCGATGGCCAAGAGCCCACATGTCGGTATTGCCTCGGTATGGTGGGAAGGAAACCCGTGCAACATGCACTTAATGGACTTGGCCAAGACTGTCAAAAAGTCAGTCTTGGAACAGGGAATGCTTGGGTGGCAGTACAACACGATTGGTGTTTCAGATGCAATTACTATGGGCAGCGAAG GAATGAGATTCTCTCTTCAGACCCGAGAAGTCATTGCTGATAGTATCGAGACCGTAACCTGTGCCCAATACCACGATGCCTGCATTGCTATCCCGGGCTGCGACAAGAACATGCCCGGCGTCGTAATGGGCATGGCTCGCCATAATCGACCCTCAATTATGATCTACGGAGGAACTATTGGAATCGGCTACTCCGAGCATTTGCGAAAACCGATCAATGTCTCAACGTGCTTTGAGGCTGCGGGTGCCTACGCCTACGGTACCCTGTGCCAGCCCGATGATGGCGGTGACCAAACCAAGACTCAGGATGAGATCATGGATGAATTGGAACGGCATGCTTGTCCTGGTGCCGGCGCCTGCGGTGGTATGTTCACGGCGAACACCATGGCCACTGCTATTGAGTCAATGGGTCTGTCACTACCTGGCTCATCGTCCACGCCTGCCGAATCGCCATCCAAGATGCGCGAGTGTGTTCGTGCTGCGGATGCTATCAGGGTTTGCTTAGAGAAGAACATCAAGCCACGGGACCTATTAACCAAGCGGTCCTTTGAAAATGCTCTCGTCATGACAATGGCGCTGGGCGGGAGCACAAACGGTGTTCTCCACTTCCTGGCCATGGCTCGGACAGCTGGTGTTGACCTGACACTGGATGACATTCAGCGGGTCAGCAACAAGATCCCCTTCATTGCTAACCTCTCCCCCAGTGGCAAGTACTATATGGCCGATCTGTATGAGATTGGAGGTGTCCCATCTGTCCAGAAGCTGCTGATCGCAGCCGGTCTGCTCGATGGAGATATCCCCACAGTGACGGGCAAGACGCTAGCCGAGAATGTTGCCTCGTTCCCCTCCTTGTCCGAGGGCCAAGATCTGATTCGCCCATTGGACAACCCAATCAAGGCGAGCGGCCACTTGCAGATCTTACGTGGTAACCTTGCACCAGGCGGTTCTGTTGCCAAGATTACCGGCAAGGAAGGGCTCCGCTTTGTTGGCAAAGCCCGTGTCTTCGATAAGGAACACCGCCTCAACGACGCTCTGAACGAAGGCCGCATCCCGCGCGGTGAAAACCTTGTGATCATCGTGCGCTATGAGGGCCCCAAGGGCGGGCCCGGAATGCCGGAACAGCTGAAGGCCAGTGCCGCGCTGATGGGAGCCAAGTTGGCCAACGTGGCCCTTATTACTGACGGACGGTATTCAGGTGCCAGCCACGGTTTCATTGTCGGCCACATTGTGCCCGAAGCCGCCGTGGGTGGTCCCATTGCACTCGTCCGCGATGGGGATGTCGTCACCATCGACGCTGAGACCAACTCACTCTCAATGGATGTCTCGGATGAGGAGCTTCTGGAGAGACGGCGTCAGTGGACCCCTCCTTCGCCGCAAATCACTCGAGGTGTGTTGGCTAAGTATGCACGACTGGTCAGCGATGCATCACAGGGAGCCATGACGGATCTGTTTTAA
- a CDS encoding Noranthrone monooxygenase, which produces MATDVRIAQAIGTLGCAVAASGIATLSIVSIPNIILPARYPPSATRPFQDTPGTSTAHMTHQWFDLYDRGSKIFPGISAVSSLASLYALWVLRDSPTPAPDVFGSSWSTCYLLAVGVTMSIAPFTIMVMGETNTKLKAHATRDDAAVAEGTESMVVSPQEKAKRAREDVEVLRLLQHWSQLNLIRAALPLVGASIGFYAAVSSWIIP; this is translated from the exons ATGGCCACCGACGTGAGAATCGCCCAGGCAATAGGGACGCTTGGCTGTGCAGTGGCAGCAA GCGGCATTGCTACATTGTCAATTGTGAGCATTCCAAATATCATACTTCCAGCCCGTTACCCACCTAGCGCGACACGGCCATTCCAAGATACCCCAGGAACCTCGACCGCCCACATGACACACCAGTGGTTTGATCTATATGATCGTGGCAGCAAAATTTTCCCTGGAATATCCGCAGTATCTTCACTCGCAAGCCTGTATGCGCTCTGGGTATTGCGAGATTCCCCTACCCCTGCCCCGGATGTCTTTGGATCTAGCTGGTCCACATGCTATCTGCTTGCTGTCGGAGTTACGATGAGCATTGCACCTTTTACGATTATGGTGATGGGGGAGACGAATACAAAACTGAAGGCTCATGCAACGCGCGATGATGCTGCCGTCGCCGAGGGTACCGAAAGTATGGTGGTTAGTCCACAAGAGAAGGCGAAGCGGGCTAGGGAGGATGTCGAGGTGCTTAGACTTTTGCAGCATTGGTCACAGCTGAATTTGATCAGGGCTGCGCTTCCACTTGTTGGGGCTTCCATTGGGTTCTATGCTGCTGTCTCCAGCTGGATAATACCTTGA
- a CDS encoding Peroxisome biosynthesis protein (Peroxin-2), putative: protein MSSTNFAAAQERVLKRRRQREVEARACHAAQQRASPISPATIQRLPYPLNQLPSSGWRVWNSIKGRDGSRPAFRVGQVDAELLDEELLGLMKGQVGDALKYFGPQMREDWSHEILLALRAILFKLSIWDHNASYGAALQGLKYTDNRSKGPVYSSPTKWQKSIYGLLTVGGRYAWDKWESWLVGQEGGYDEPSQDIRMLSRLTDMLSTSHSIAAFISFLVFLVNGRYRTLVDRILRIRLIPPSAQASREVSFEYLNRQLVWHAFTEFLLFLLPLVGISRWRRWIARAWHKMINSIRSSGDDDEDSEKKGELAFLPERTCAICYRDQNPTTTTESDVMAASASGGIVGSAQTDITNPYETVPCGCIYCFVCIVQKVEAEEGQGWSCLRCGEIVKKCQPWNGDVLEEARSQPGTGKIVGFAIDGEQDDETRGTDLHQADSLDKSSPLQEISADEALQHSEQWSTIEKESTENDGARGMNLNEN from the exons ATGAGTTCAACAAACTTCGCCGCCGCACAAGAACGGGTTCTTAAACGTCGTCGCCAGCGCGAGGTCGAAGCGCGCGCCTGTCATGCAGCACAGCAGCGGGCCTCTCCGATCAGCCCGGCCACCATCCAACGTCTGCCATATCCATTGAATCAATTGCCCAGCTCGGGGTGGCGGGTTTGGAATTCTATCAAGGGACGGGATGGCTCGCGCCCCGCATTTCGAGTGGGCCAGGTGGATGCTGAATTGTTGGATGAGGAGCTACTTGGTCTGATGAAGGGCCAGGTCGGGGATGCCCTCAAATACTTCGGG CCTCAAATGCGCGAAGATTGGTCGCACGAGATTCTGTTAGCATTGCGGGCTATCCTCTTTAAATTATCAATATGGGACCACAATGCATCGTATGGTGCAGCGCTACAAGGCCTCAAATACACCGATAATCGAAGCAAAGGACCTGTTTACTCTTCCCCGACGAAATGGCAGAAGAGTATCTATGGCTTATTGACGGTTGGAGGGCGCTATGCTTGGGACAAGTGGGAGAGCTGGCTGGTTGGACAAGAAGGCGGCTATGATGAG CCATCACAGGATATTCGAATGCTGTCGCGACTAACGGACATGCTCTCAACATCGCACTCGATTGCCGCCTTCATCTCTTTCCTGGTGTTCCTAGTGAATGGCCGATACCGTACCTTGGTTGATCGTATCCTTCGCATCCGCCTTATTCCACCGTCTGCACAGGCTAGCCGGGAAGTATCCTTTGAATATCTAAACCGCCAACTAGTTTGGCATGCATTTACCGAgttccttcttttcctccttcCTCTTGTTGGAATTAGTCGCTGGAGGCGATGGATCGCCCGTGCATGGCATAAGATGATCAATTCTATCCGGTCAAGCGGGGATGACGACGAGGActccgaaaaaaaaggagagctGGCCTTCCTCCCAGAGCGAACCTGCGCTATCTGCTACCGCGATCAGAACCCTACCACAACAACAGAAAGCGATGTCATGGCGGCCTCTGCGTCAGGAGGTATTGTGGGATCAGCACAAACCGATATCACAAACCCATACGAGACCGTCCCTTGCGGCTGTATATATTGTTTCGTCTGCATTGTGCAGAAAGtcgaagcagaagaaggacAGGGATGGTCTTGTCTCCGGTGTGGTGAAATTGTCAAGAAGTGCCAGCCTTGGAATGGCGATGTTCTAGAAGAGGCGCGGTCGCAGCCTGGCACCGGCAAGATTGTTGGCTTTGCCATTGACGGggaacaagatgacgagacCCGTGGGACAGATCTTCACCAAGCGGACTCGTTGGACAAATCCAGCCCGTTGCAGGAAATCAGCGCCGATGAAGCACTGCAGCATTCAGAGCAATGGTCGACCATTGAGAAAGAGTCTACAGAAAATGATGGCGCAAGAGGTATGAACTTGAATGAGAATTAA